A region of the Rhizobium binae genome:
CAGCAGCTCCGGGCGACCTACAAACTGTTGCGCGGACTGGCTGAACACACAGTCGAAATTGATACGACGAACCTTTCGCCGGAGCAGACGGCGGCCCGAATCCTCGCCGATATCGGCGTTTGACGGCAGCCGGCAAACCCGCGTAGTCTCCGCGCGAACATTACTTCGCTGCAGGGGATTCGCGATGTATATTGCACTTGCCGTCATCGTCGTCATCGCACTCTACATCGTCTTCATCTACAACGGCCTGGTTCGCTCCCGTCAGATGGCGGAGGAAGCCTGGTCGGGCATCGACGTCCAGCTCAAGCGCCGCGCCGACCTGATCCCGAACCTGATCGAGACGGTCAAGGGTTATGCCGCCCATGAGAAGTCGACGCTCGAGGAGGTGGTTGCGCTCCGCAATAAGGCGCAGGCCGTGCCATCCGGCGATGTCGCGGGCAGGGCGCAGGCGGAAGGCCTGCTCGGCCAGGCGCTCGGCCGGGTGATCGCGCTTGCCGAGGCCTATCCCGATCTCAAGGCCAACCAGAATTTTGCCGAACTGCAGGCGTCGCTCGAAACTCTGGAGGGCGAGCTGCAGATGGCGCGGCGTTATTACAACGGCGCGGCCCGCGACCTCAACGTCAAGGTCGAAAGCTTTCCCTCCAATCTCGTCGCCGGCCAGTTCGGTTTTGCCAAGCGGGAGTATTTCGAGATCACCAACGAGGCCGATCGCGCCGTCCCCAGCGTCAAATTCTGACAATCCGGCATTTTGCCTTTGCAAAAAACCGATTAAGAGCAGGGGCAGGTGGCGACGCGCTCTAGGTCGCCTATGGACGGAAGACGTAGCATGACACGCACAGCCAAACTCACGATCATCCCGCCGGGCCGGCCGCTTTCCGGTCGCGCCATGCCGCCGGGCTCGAAGTCGATCACCAATCGGGCCCTGCTGCTCGCCGGCCTTGCCGAGGGCACGAGCCGGCTGACGGGCGCGCTGAAGAGCGACGATACGCGTTATATGGCCGATGCGCTACGCGCTATGGGTGTTGCGATCAACGAGCCCGACGACACGACTTTCGTCGTCACCGGCAGCGGCAGGCTCATGCCGCCGAAGGCGCCGCTCTTCCTCGGCAATGCCGGTACCGCCACCCGCTTCCTGACGGCGGCTGCCGCTCTCGTCGACGGCACCGTCATCGTCGACGGTGACGAGCACATGCGCAAGCGCCCGATCGGCCCGCTGGTCGAGGCGATGCGCACGCTCGGCATCGACGTGAGCGCTGAGACCGGCTGCCCGCCGGTCACCGTCAGGGGCACCGGCCGCTTCGAGGCCGACCGAATCCTGATCGATGGCGGGCTGTCCAGTCAGTATGTTTCGGCGCTGCTGATGATGGCGGCCGGCGGCGACCGTCCGGTCGATATCGAACTTGTCGGCGAGGATATCGGTGCGCTTGGCTATATCGATCTCACCACGGCGGCGATGAAGGCCTTTGGCGCCAAGGTCGAAAAAACCAGTCCCGTCACCTGGCGCGTCGAGCCGACCGGCTACCGCGCCGCTGACTTCGTCATCGAGCCGGATGCATCGGCCGCGACCTATCTCTGGGCGGCCGAAGTGCTGAGCGATGGCGAGATCGATCTCGGCGTACCGAACGATGCCTTCACCCAGCCGGATGCCAAGGCCTATGAGACGATCGCCAAGTTCCCGCACCTGCCGGCCGAAATCGATGGCTCGCAGATGCAGGACGCCGTCCCGACCATTGCCGTGCTTGCCGCCTTCAACGAGACGCCGGTCCGCTTCGTCGGCATTGCCAACCTGCGCGTCAAGGAATGCGACCGCATCCGCGCCCTGTCCACGGGGCTCAACAATATCCGCGAAGGTCTGGCCGTCGAGGAGGGGGACGATCTGATCGTCCATTCCGATCCGGCTCTCGCCGGCCAGCGTCTGCCGGCCGAAATCGACACCTTCGCCGATCACCGCATCGCCATGAGCTTTGCGCTCGCCGGGCTGAAGATCGACGGCATCACCATTCTCGATCCCGATTGCGTCGGCAAGACCTTCCCGGCTTACTGGCGCACGCTCGCCGCACTCGGCGTGACTTATCAGGACAAGGGTTGACGAAAAGCGCGGCCGGGGCCACTGGCAGGGAGAGAGGAATGGGGCGTCGGTTTTTCGGATTCTGCTTGGCGCTCATCTTGATGCTCGCCGCGCCGGCGGTCTTTGCCGCCGAGGTGATCGACAGCTTCACCTCCGACATCACGCTGG
Encoded here:
- a CDS encoding LemA family protein — translated: MYIALAVIVVIALYIVFIYNGLVRSRQMAEEAWSGIDVQLKRRADLIPNLIETVKGYAAHEKSTLEEVVALRNKAQAVPSGDVAGRAQAEGLLGQALGRVIALAEAYPDLKANQNFAELQASLETLEGELQMARRYYNGAARDLNVKVESFPSNLVAGQFGFAKREYFEITNEADRAVPSVKF
- a CDS encoding 3-phosphoshikimate 1-carboxyvinyltransferase, with amino-acid sequence MTRTAKLTIIPPGRPLSGRAMPPGSKSITNRALLLAGLAEGTSRLTGALKSDDTRYMADALRAMGVAINEPDDTTFVVTGSGRLMPPKAPLFLGNAGTATRFLTAAAALVDGTVIVDGDEHMRKRPIGPLVEAMRTLGIDVSAETGCPPVTVRGTGRFEADRILIDGGLSSQYVSALLMMAAGGDRPVDIELVGEDIGALGYIDLTTAAMKAFGAKVEKTSPVTWRVEPTGYRAADFVIEPDASAATYLWAAEVLSDGEIDLGVPNDAFTQPDAKAYETIAKFPHLPAEIDGSQMQDAVPTIAVLAAFNETPVRFVGIANLRVKECDRIRALSTGLNNIREGLAVEEGDDLIVHSDPALAGQRLPAEIDTFADHRIAMSFALAGLKIDGITILDPDCVGKTFPAYWRTLAALGVTYQDKG